The Blastopirellula retiformator genome includes a region encoding these proteins:
- a CDS encoding type II toxin-antitoxin system Phd/YefM family antitoxin: protein MLNLENGVDSLTNFKRQTSEYLRQLHESGSPMVLTVNGKAEVVVQDAAAYQRLVELAARADQQETLAAIRTGLADAEAGRVKPAREALKELAKKFGISESDQ from the coding sequence ATGCTCAATCTAGAAAATGGCGTCGATTCGCTGACCAACTTCAAGCGACAGACATCGGAGTACTTAAGACAGCTTCACGAAAGCGGCTCGCCAATGGTGCTTACCGTCAACGGCAAGGCGGAAGTGGTCGTGCAGGACGCCGCCGCTTACCAGCGACTCGTCGAACTCGCCGCCCGGGCGGACCAGCAAGAAACCTTGGCCGCCATTCGCACCGGTCTGGCCGATGCCGAAGCAGGCCGAGTGAAGCCAGCCCGGGAGGCGCTAAAGGAGTTGGCGAAGAAGTTCGGCATCTCAGAATCTGATCAATAG
- a CDS encoding type II toxin-antitoxin system RelE/ParE family toxin gives MTQSVEKINELLTTLENHPQRGDLAAESEEIGQEIREVLLGHRRYKHRILFQVSSHVVTILRVRHSSRDSFTREYLS, from the coding sequence ATCACGCAGTCCGTCGAGAAAATCAACGAACTGCTAACCACGCTGGAAAACCATCCGCAGCGCGGCGACTTGGCCGCGGAATCGGAGGAGATCGGGCAGGAAATCCGCGAAGTATTGCTTGGACATCGCCGATACAAGCATCGCATTCTGTTCCAGGTCAGCAGTCACGTCGTCACCATATTACGCGTGCGGCACAGTTCGCGTGACTCCTTCACCCGAGAATATCTATCCTGA
- a CDS encoding glycosyltransferase family 2 protein — MRLSAVIPVYNEEDSLRELHRELTDVAAANDYQIEIIFVDDGSKDGSWKVEQELADSDPNVNAIRFRRNFGKAAALDAGFRAARGDLVLTLDADLQDDPAEIPRFLEKLDSGLDVVSGYKQVRHDPWHKVLPSRIFNWMVSTLTGVRLHDHNCGFKCYRREIFDEVRLYGELHRFVPVLAAARGWKVGEIVVNHRARQFGQSKYGFFRIFKGFLDLLTVKFITGFGQRPQHLLGGIGLAFFAFGGLGMVILALWWVLSRIPALGLNPIHIHETAMIFYVITALLLGTQFLMVGLLAELITAQNSHGQAPYSISETSGYTKLPDTTSSDTTV; from the coding sequence TTGCGTCTTTCCGCCGTCATCCCCGTCTATAACGAAGAAGATAGCCTGCGAGAGCTTCATCGCGAACTCACCGATGTCGCCGCCGCTAATGATTATCAGATCGAAATCATTTTTGTTGACGATGGTTCCAAAGATGGTTCGTGGAAGGTCGAGCAGGAACTGGCCGACAGCGATCCGAATGTGAATGCGATTCGCTTTCGTCGTAATTTTGGCAAAGCGGCGGCGCTGGATGCTGGGTTTCGGGCGGCTCGCGGCGACCTGGTGCTGACGCTGGACGCGGACCTGCAAGACGATCCAGCCGAGATTCCTCGATTCCTGGAGAAGCTTGACAGCGGGCTCGACGTCGTCAGCGGCTACAAGCAAGTCCGCCATGACCCGTGGCACAAAGTGTTGCCGTCGCGGATCTTCAACTGGATGGTCAGCACATTGACCGGCGTGCGGCTGCATGATCACAACTGCGGCTTCAAATGTTATCGCCGCGAGATCTTTGACGAGGTTCGCCTGTATGGCGAATTGCATCGGTTTGTGCCGGTGTTGGCGGCGGCCCGCGGTTGGAAAGTGGGGGAGATCGTCGTCAATCACCGGGCTCGGCAGTTCGGCCAGTCGAAGTATGGCTTCTTCCGGATCTTCAAAGGCTTCCTTGATCTGCTGACCGTCAAGTTCATCACCGGGTTCGGCCAACGTCCGCAGCATTTGCTGGGTGGCATCGGCTTGGCCTTTTTCGCCTTTGGCGGCTTGGGGATGGTGATCTTGGCGCTGTGGTGGGTGTTGTCGCGCATTCCGGCGCTCGGTTTGAATCCGATTCACATTCATGAAACGGCGATGATCTTCTACGTGATCACGGCGCTATTGTTGGGAACCCAGTTCCTGATGGTCGGGCTGTTGGCTGAATTGATCACCGCGCAGAACTCTCACGGCCAGGCGCCCTATTCGATCTCGGAAACGTCCGGCTATACCAAACTTCCTGACACGACCAGCTCTGATACGACCGTATGA
- a CDS encoding TIGR03067 domain-containing protein, which translates to MKTHQTSSRQSLLVLSASLLLLIATCFSATPTFAADDADAIQGTWNFVEGEVNGTSLGEILKRQGITKMQVQFSDDVMSMSGFGPRNQQWEFSLDETKNPKEVRLVAVETAGKAAKGTKLTAIYELEGDQLKLCLPGDETVGVPKDFKAPAESRLSSLMLKRQTDKEESPAKP; encoded by the coding sequence ATGAAGACGCACCAGACAAGCTCACGCCAATCCCTGCTAGTTCTCTCCGCCTCCCTGCTCCTCTTGATCGCGACCTGCTTTTCTGCGACCCCAACTTTCGCTGCGGATGACGCAGATGCCATTCAAGGAACGTGGAACTTTGTCGAAGGTGAAGTGAACGGAACCTCGCTCGGCGAGATCCTCAAACGGCAAGGCATCACCAAGATGCAGGTCCAGTTCTCGGACGATGTCATGTCGATGTCGGGATTTGGTCCTCGCAATCAGCAGTGGGAATTCTCGCTGGATGAGACGAAGAATCCGAAAGAGGTTCGACTCGTCGCGGTCGAAACCGCTGGAAAGGCGGCAAAAGGGACGAAGCTTACCGCGATCTACGAGCTTGAAGGAGACCAGTTGAAGCTTTGCCTGCCGGGCGACGAAACGGTCGGCGTACCCAAGGATTTCAAGGCGCCCGCCGAATCACGACTTTCGTCCCTGATGCTGAAGCGTCAAACCGACAAAGAAGAATCCCCCGCCAAACCGTAA